A window of the Lepisosteus oculatus isolate fLepOcu1 chromosome 14, fLepOcu1.hap2, whole genome shotgun sequence genome harbors these coding sequences:
- the LOC102686512 gene encoding H-2 class II histocompatibility antigen, A-U alpha chain-like: MLCAFLTAVLLGASGVLSQAQIRHLDRRLTFCASNSTEAEFEIEHDEDEILYVDLVAKKTVLRIPEFAEEWHPYPEQPSFAQQEVETCRHNVAVSAKGEGFPEEKLDPPISRLYSENEVELGVPNALICFITDFHPAPVKVSWTRNTERVTQGFNVTQYYSNKDYSLRLFSYLSFTPQAGDVYSCSVEHRALQEPLTRLWEVEVQSDSEAAETAVCGVGLTLGLLGVAAGTFFLIKGNKCN, encoded by the exons ATGCTGTGCGCGTTCCTCACCGCAGTGCTGCTAGGAGCTAGCGGTGTCCTCTCGCAAGCTCAGA ttagACATCTAGACAGACGTTTGACGTTCTGCGCGTCTAATTCCACCGAAGCGGAGTTTGAGATAGAGCACGATGAAGATGAGATATTGTATGTTGATTTGGTGGCGAAGAAGACAGTGCTGAGGATCCCAGAGTTTGCTGAGGAATGGCACCCTTATCCGGAACAGCCTTCATTCGCACAGCAGGAAGTAGAAACCTGCCGACACAATGTGGCAGTGAGCGCTAAAGGAGAAGGATTCCCTGAAGAGAAACTAG ATCCCCCGATTTCCCGATTGTACTCGGAGAACGAGGTGGAGCTGGGGGTCCCCAACGCTCTGATCTGCTTCATCACTGACTTCCACCCTGCACCCGTTAAGGTGTCCTGGACCAGGAACACGGAGCGGGTGACACAGGGGTTCAACGTCACCCAGTACTACTCCAATAAAGACTACAGCTTGCGCCTGTTCTCCTACCTGAGCTTCACGCCCCAGGCTGGCGACGTGTACTCCTGCAGTGTGGAGCACCGCGCCCTGCAGGAGCCCCTCACACGCCTCTGGG AGGTGGAGGTGCAGTCGGACTCGGAGGCGGCGGAGACAGCCGTGTGCGGGGTGGGCCTGACCCTGGGGCTGCTGGGAGTGGCAGCCGGAACCTTCTTCCTCATCAAGGGCAACAAGTGCAACTGA